TTCGGAGTCTTTGCACTTGCTTTAATATTATCGGAGGTGCGCAAATTTGTTCGGCACTGATATTGGTATAGACTTAGGAACAGCGACAGTTTTAATTTACGAGAAGAATCACGGAGTCGTTCTCCGCGAGCCTTCAGTTGTTGCAATAGATCAAGACACAGGCGATATTCTTGCAGTAGGCTATGAAGCTAAAAGCATGGTCGGGCGAACTCCCGGCAGCATAACATCAGTTAGACCCCTAAGAGACGGAGTAATCGCAAATTATGACATGACAGAAGCAATGTTGCAGCACTTCATGAGGCGCGTTACAAAGGGGACGAAAAAATTTTTTAGAAATCGCGTTATGATCTGCGTACCTTCAGGAGCTACAGACGTTGAAAGGCGCGCGGTCATCGAGGCAGCTTTAGAGGTCGGCGCAAAAGAAGCGTATTTAATCGAGGAACCAATGGCAGCAGCTATCGGGGCAAATCTCGACGTAGAAGAAGCGCGCGGAAAAATGATAGTTGACATCGGCGGAGGCACTACAGATATTGCAGTTATTTCATTAGGTGGAGTAGTTGTCTCGAAATCTCTGCGAATCGGCGGTGATAAATTTGATGAAAGTATCATGCGTTATTTGCGCCGTCAATACAATTTGGCAATAGGCGACCAGACAGCAGAAAATTTAAAGATTATGATCGGCACCTGTATGCCCCTCGAACATGATATGAAAATGGTAGTCAAAGGCCGCGACTTAGTGCAGGGACTTCCGCGTCAAATTGAAGTTACAAGCTCAGCTATAAATATGGCACTGGGCGAAATGATTCAGTCTTTAGTTGACGGAATAAGAAATATTTTAGAGCTAACACCGCCGGAATTATCAGCCGACATAATAGACAGAGGCATTGTCTTAACGGGCGGAGGTGCTTTATTGCGCGGTCTTCCTGAATTAGTAGCACAGCAGACTGGCATAAATTGCTTTACCGCAGAGAATCCTATGGAAAGTGTTGCACTCGGAACAGGTAAGGCACTCGCAGAAATGGACAAGTTAAGAGAGACAGGCCGGAGCAACATGTTAATAAACTTGAAGAAAAGCGGAAAATTACGCAGTTAAATCAAAAAAGGGGAGGGGGAATCTTTTATGCATAGAGGATTATACGAGGCAGCGTCGGCAATGCTCGTTCAGGAAACAAATTTAGATGTCTTTACAAATAATTTAGCGAACGTCGACACACCCGGCTATAAACGCAGAGTCAGCGCAAATGCAGATTTTTCCGCAGTTATGGACAGAATCGAAAAGGTTTCAGAAGACGCACATACAAAAATTGCTACGATGTTCCCTGCTGATATGCCGTTCAAAGGCCGTCAGGTTATAGGCACGATGGCACTTGCTCAAATTTTTTCAGAAGATGTAATGGACACAGCCCCCGGAGTTGTCAAGACTTCAGAAAATCCGCTTGATATGACAATTGACGGCCCCGGATTCTTTGCTGTAGCTGACAGTAACGGAAATACTTTTTACACACGTTCGGGAAATTTCACGCTCAATAATGCCGGCTCGATAGTTACTCCTAATGGGATGACTTTACAAGGCGAGGGCGGAGAACTCACAGTTCCTGCAAACGCTTCAAGGATTCAAGTTATGCGCGACGGGCGAGTCATTGCTGATAATGCAGTTGTCGGGCGAGTAAATGTGTTCAATTTCGACAATCCTACATATTTGCATCATGAGGCAAGAAATTTATTAACTCCTACTGAACAATCCGGCGAGGCTTTACCCGTTGAAAATATAAAAATTTGGGGCGGTACTCTCGAAATGTCAAATGTCGAAGTTGTTACAGAAATGGTCAGAATGATTGAAGCTCAGCGGGCTTATGAAGGCGCGTCAAAGGCTTTAATGACTCACGATGAGCAGACTCAAAGGTTAATTACATCTTACAGCAGAGGATAAAAAGGGGGAGCATAAAAAATGTTACGTTCATTATGGACAAGTGCGTCAGGAATGATTGCACAGCAGACTCATTTAGACGTAGTAACACATAACTTAGCAAACGTTAATACACAAGGTTACAAGAAACGCCGCGCAGATTTTGAGGACTTAATGTATCAAATTAACAGAGAACCCGGCGCACCAGTTGAGCCAAATTCAGTTGTTCCTACGGGAGTGCAGGTCGGACTCGGTACAAGAGTTACAGCGACTCCAAGTTTTATGGTGCAGGGAAATTTTCAGATCACAGACGGGCCTCTTGATTGGGCAATTGTTGACGACAACGCATTTTTTCAGGTTACGACGACAAACGGCACTATCGCATATACTCGCGGGGGGTCATGGCAGATCGACAACGAGGGACAAATCGTAAATGAGGACGGTTTATTATTAGAGCCTGCTATCACGATTCCAAATAACGCAATGGAGATTCAATTATCGCCTACTGGTGTCGTAAGTGTCAGAGTTGACGGTGATACAGCTTTGCAGGAGTTAGGGCAGATTCAGCTCGCAAGATTCGTTAATCCAGCAGGTTTACGCGCTGTAGGTGATAGACTCTTTGTTCAGACTGACGCAAGCGGAGAACCCATCGTAGGTAACCCCGGTGAAGATGGAATGCCGCAAGTTAGACAAAACGTTATAGAAATGTCAAATGTTCAAGTCGTTGAAGAAATGGTCGAAATGATTGTAGCCCAGCGAGCTTATGAAGCAAATTCTAAGGGCATTCAGACAGCTGACGATTTATTGAGAATCGCAAACGGTCTCAAGCGTTAAATCATGAACAAAAAATTTTTATTAGGGGAGTGTATGATTATTGCGCTCCTCGTTTTTTTTGCGGTGAGTCAAGCTCATGCAGCACAAACTATTAGAATCGAGATTCCAGCAAAATTTTACAGTGCGGGAAATTCTTTCAAGCTCGGAAGTGTCGCAAAAATTACCGGCGGAAATCGTAACACACGAAAAATTTTATCGGACTTGACCCTAAACTCTGACGGAAATATTTTATCCCGCAATGAAGTTTTACGCGCAATTAGTGAGAGTTCAGCAAGCGACGCAAGAATCGAGTTATACATGCCGTCAACATGTCAAATAGAGCGTCCCGCCTACGAAGGAAATTTTACGGAGAGTCCAGCACTTAAACCGGCATCGAGTCTAATTCCTGTGATAA
The sequence above is a segment of the Synergistaceae bacterium genome. Coding sequences within it:
- a CDS encoding flagellar hook-basal body complex protein → MHRGLYEAASAMLVQETNLDVFTNNLANVDTPGYKRRVSANADFSAVMDRIEKVSEDAHTKIATMFPADMPFKGRQVIGTMALAQIFSEDVMDTAPGVVKTSENPLDMTIDGPGFFAVADSNGNTFYTRSGNFTLNNAGSIVTPNGMTLQGEGGELTVPANASRIQVMRDGRVIADNAVVGRVNVFNFDNPTYLHHEARNLLTPTEQSGEALPVENIKIWGGTLEMSNVEVVTEMVRMIEAQRAYEGASKALMTHDEQTQRLITSYSRG
- the flgG gene encoding flagellar basal-body rod protein FlgG; this encodes MLRSLWTSASGMIAQQTHLDVVTHNLANVNTQGYKKRRADFEDLMYQINREPGAPVEPNSVVPTGVQVGLGTRVTATPSFMVQGNFQITDGPLDWAIVDDNAFFQVTTTNGTIAYTRGGSWQIDNEGQIVNEDGLLLEPAITIPNNAMEIQLSPTGVVSVRVDGDTALQELGQIQLARFVNPAGLRAVGDRLFVQTDASGEPIVGNPGEDGMPQVRQNVIEMSNVQVVEEMVEMIVAQRAYEANSKGIQTADDLLRIANGLKR
- a CDS encoding rod shape-determining protein, encoding MFGTDIGIDLGTATVLIYEKNHGVVLREPSVVAIDQDTGDILAVGYEAKSMVGRTPGSITSVRPLRDGVIANYDMTEAMLQHFMRRVTKGTKKFFRNRVMICVPSGATDVERRAVIEAALEVGAKEAYLIEEPMAAAIGANLDVEEARGKMIVDIGGGTTDIAVISLGGVVVSKSLRIGGDKFDESIMRYLRRQYNLAIGDQTAENLKIMIGTCMPLEHDMKMVVKGRDLVQGLPRQIEVTSSAINMALGEMIQSLVDGIRNILELTPPELSADIIDRGIVLTGGGALLRGLPELVAQQTGINCFTAENPMESVALGTGKALAEMDKLRETGRSNMLINLKKSGKLRS